CTGTGCGGAGGATCAGAGAGCATGAGCCAGGCCCCATACGCTGTTCGCAACATACGATTTGGTACAAAGTTTGGAATCGATCTCAAGGTTGgcttttggtttattttctctttttctttctaatCCCCAAGCGCTTGACACAGCTTTTCTCCAACTCCAGAAGCTTTTGACACAAAGATAAAACCTCTGCTCGTCTGCTTGACAGCTAGAGGACACCTTGTGGGCGGGTCTGACTGACCTGCACGTCAAAATCCCAATGGGCATCACAGCAGAAAACCTGGCAGAGAAATACCAGATCACACGAGAAGACTGTGACAACTACGCATACCAGACACAACAAAGGTGGAAGGCAGGTAAGACGGGTTTCATTTTTtatatcttttaaatattttcatggtTTGCTCACATAGTAACATTGAAATATATTGCTTTTTAGAAGAAAGGCTTGTATTTTTGCAGTTAAGAAGTTAACTTTGCTGCTCAAGACAAGCACATTCTTAATGTAACAACGCAACTTACTTCTGTTTTCAGCTCATGAGGCTGGTTGCTACACAGCAGAAATTGCTCCCATTGATGTGAAAGCTAAGAAAGGCAAGGTGTCCATGGCTCAGGATGAACACCCTCGTCCACAGACCACACTGGAACAGATGGCCAAACTGGCTCCTGTCTTCAAGAAGGGAGGGACTGTTACTGCTGCCAATGCTTCGGTGAGTCTACGCCTAAGGGGTTGACTCCTCTTTGGGATCggagtatttttttattattctaatGAACGTCAAGCAAGTGGTCTCTTTTActtcaaacaataaaaatgttcaatattttaTCTTCAAAAGGTTCAACTGCTGTACATGAAAAGCTAGATTGTtgttaaaattatatatatatatatataattacataTTACTGTGCAACTATTGTTACTTCTACCATGAGAAGTAGCCTTCTATTTCTAAATCTAACACTCTCTTCCTGATCTCCAGGGTGTATCtgatggtgctgctgctgtggtgatTGCAAGTGAAGATGCACTGAATGAACACAAGCTCACGCCACTGGCCAGAATCGTGGCATATCATGTGTCAGGCTGTGACCCGAGCATTATGGGAATTGGTGAGTGACACCACTGTTATGGAGATGTGACTGaatcattttgaattaaaaGGAATGAATGACTAAATAAACTGTTGCGGTATGTTTCCTTAAATCATCTTAGGTCCCGTTCCAGCAATCACAGAAGCTCTTAAAAAAGCCAGTCTGACTATCAACGACATGGATCTTGTGGAGGTTTGTTATTAGTGAAAAACCAATCTCTGTAACTTCATCCCTCAGATTATGTCATATAtttcatcagtggtggaagaagcactcagatcttttacttaaaggtccagtatgtaacatttgggaggagctgttggcagaaatggaatataatatttataagtatgtattcattagtgtataatcacctgaaagtaagaatcgttgtgttttcattaccttagaatgagccatttttatctacggAGGGAGCAgatccccttccacggaggtcgccatgttacACTGCCATgattctacagtagcccagaacggacaaaccaaacactagctctagattgggccgtttgctttttttgtgagttttgtggccaccgtagtttctcctacacgcttggaattGGAGGGTGAACGTCGGCGAACGGTATTCAAATGTctacaaactgcaatttcaccactagatgcccctaaatcctacacactggacctttaagtaaaagtagcaatccAGCaaactccattacaagtaaaagtcctgcattcaaaagtacagaagtattatcagcaaaatgtatttaaagttttaaaagttaaagtacctttctgtggaaaaatgtatattattatatatgagattattagattgttaatactgatgcattaatgcgtaagcagcattttactgttgtagctggttgaggtggagctagtctTAACTACTttgtacagttagctagtttagtccagtggtccCCAGCCTAgaggtcgggcccctccaaagggtcacaagataaatctgaggggtcatgagaagatgaaaaaagttacacaaatgtttttgacttttctctaatctttgctgttttttgtgaaatattggataattttacctcttttggcctcaaatatttatttaaatgaaaccatgtgagaagtttaaaggggaaatgtctctttggatgaactgctaacaactcatagacatctgaaacgtgacaaggCGCCCtaactagacactgcttttttgaaagagaaaaaaaaggtggGAAACAACTGGTTTAATTTTCAACAGTGTGTTGTATTTGATACATTTATcatatgtggggttttttttaatgtaaaatcttaatctgccgTGTAACCAATAACTGTtgccgtcagataaatgtagtggagaaaaaagtacaatattttcctctgaaatgtactgGAGCAGAAGTATTAAGTACCTCAGTACCTGTGGGATGTGGGATTTAATCAGGTAGTTATTACTCAGTTGTGTCATTGATGTCATTTGCTTTGCACAGGTGAATGAGGCTTTTGCCGCTCAGTACCTGGCTGTTGCTAAGGCTCTTGATCTTGATCCAGAGAAAAGCAATGTTAACAGTGGAGCTATTGCCATCGGACATCCTCTTGGTGCTTCTGGAGCACGCATCACTGCCCACCTGGTTCATGAGCTCAGGTAGCTTTGTCCTCAGTaattacatgtactgtatatcagggGAGATGTCTGCGCATTGAGTAGCTTTGAATAAtgaggttttgtttttgacagGCGACGAGGAGGCAAGTACG
This sequence is a window from Siniperca chuatsi isolate FFG_IHB_CAS linkage group LG5, ASM2008510v1, whole genome shotgun sequence. Protein-coding genes within it:
- the acaa2 gene encoding 3-ketoacyl-CoA thiolase, mitochondrial, translating into MALLRGVFVVAAKRTPFGTYGGVLKDHSATDLAEHAAKAALAAGGVAPELVNSVIMGNVMQSSADAPYIARHVGLRCGVPIPVPALTVNRLCGSGFQSIINGAQEICLRESEVVLCGGSESMSQAPYAVRNIRFGTKFGIDLKLEDTLWAGLTDLHVKIPMGITAENLAEKYQITREDCDNYAYQTQQRWKAAHEAGCYTAEIAPIDVKAKKGKVSMAQDEHPRPQTTLEQMAKLAPVFKKGGTVTAANASGVSDGAAAVVIASEDALNEHKLTPLARIVAYHVSGCDPSIMGIGPVPAITEALKKASLTINDMDLVEVNEAFAAQYLAVAKALDLDPEKSNVNSGAIAIGHPLGASGARITAHLVHELRRRGGKYAVGSACIGGGQGIAIILENY